From Geomonas agri, one genomic window encodes:
- the cysD gene encoding sulfate adenylyltransferase subunit CysD: protein MKKNLTHLQQLEAESIHIIREVVAEFDNPVMLYSIGKDSAVMLHLARKAFYPAPPPFPLLHVDTTWKFRDMIEFRGRMAKESGMELLVHVNEDGVKKGVSPFTHGSALYTDVMKTEGLKQALDKYKFDAAFGGARRDEEKSRAKERIFSFRSANHRWDPKNQRPELWSLYNTRVKPGESIRVFPLSNWTELDIWQYIHLEEIPIVPLYYAAERPVVERDGMLIMVDDDRLELQPGEKVEYKSVRFRTLGCYPLTGAVESEADTLPEIIQEMLLTRTSERQGRLIDHDQAGSMEKKKQEGYF, encoded by the coding sequence ATGAAGAAAAATCTGACCCATCTGCAGCAACTCGAAGCCGAAAGCATCCACATCATCCGCGAGGTGGTGGCCGAGTTCGACAACCCGGTGATGCTCTACTCCATCGGCAAGGATTCCGCGGTGATGCTGCACTTGGCCCGCAAGGCCTTTTACCCGGCACCGCCGCCTTTCCCGCTGTTGCACGTCGACACCACCTGGAAATTCCGCGACATGATCGAGTTCCGCGGCCGCATGGCAAAGGAGTCCGGCATGGAACTGCTGGTGCATGTGAACGAGGACGGGGTGAAAAAGGGGGTCTCTCCCTTCACCCACGGCTCCGCGCTCTACACCGACGTGATGAAGACTGAGGGGCTTAAGCAGGCTCTCGACAAGTATAAGTTCGACGCGGCCTTTGGCGGTGCACGCCGCGACGAGGAGAAGTCCCGCGCCAAGGAGCGCATCTTCTCCTTCAGGAGCGCCAATCACCGCTGGGACCCGAAGAACCAGCGCCCCGAACTCTGGAGTTTGTACAATACCCGCGTCAAGCCGGGCGAGAGCATCCGCGTCTTCCCGCTCTCCAACTGGACCGAACTGGACATCTGGCAGTACATCCACCTGGAAGAGATACCCATAGTGCCGCTTTACTATGCGGCGGAGCGTCCCGTGGTTGAGCGTGACGGCATGCTGATCATGGTCGACGACGACCGGCTGGAATTGCAACCGGGCGAGAAGGTCGAGTACAAGTCGGTCCGCTTCCGCACTTTGGGCTGCTATCCGCTCACCGGCGCGGTCGAGTCAGAGGCCGACACGCTCCCCGAGATCATCCAGGAAATGCTGCTTACCCGCACCTCCGAGCGCCAGGGGCGCCTGATCGACCACGACCAGGCCGGTTCGATGGAGAAGAAGAAACAGGAAGGATACTTCTAA
- the cysN gene encoding sulfate adenylyltransferase subunit CysN, whose translation MAHQSELIEKDILAYLKSQEEKSLLRFITCGSVDDGKSTLIGRLLWDSKMVFEDQLAALEADSKKVGTQGGAIDYALLLDGLQAEREQGITIDVAYRFFSTARRKFIVADTPGHEQYTRNMVTGASTAKVAVILVDARKGLLTQTRRHSFLVSLVGIKHVVLAINKMDLIDYDEEKFRAIEADYREFAAPLGFTSITALPISALNGDNIIDKSGETPWYQGPTLMHFLETVQVEDDRDEQPFRLPVQWVNRPNLDFRGFCGTVASGTVRPGDEIRVASSGQTSKVARIVTFNGDLDEAVAGQAVTLTLEDEIDISRGDMLTRPEAPPLYTRHPEAHLVWMHDEPLQPGQLYLVKTATGVTPGRVTAVQYAVDVNTLEQKLVSTLGLNEIGLARIELDRPVSFDPYGTNRDTGSFILIDRFTNATVAAGMVLNAPDESQRAHLSAGESNPWAPRHITLDAVAATNLNLVDLTEEKGLFILDLAQSIHDYLGKGNRILIRLRDLSQLEPVAQLAYDHELAFEFDRSGDGVSILLFKRGTTPAKGYGDDGTGI comes from the coding sequence ATGGCACATCAATCAGAACTGATCGAGAAAGATATCCTTGCCTACCTGAAGAGCCAGGAGGAGAAGTCGTTGCTTCGCTTCATCACCTGCGGCAGCGTGGATGACGGCAAGAGCACCCTGATCGGGCGCCTGTTGTGGGATTCCAAGATGGTCTTCGAGGACCAGTTGGCTGCGCTCGAGGCGGACAGCAAGAAAGTGGGGACCCAGGGGGGCGCCATCGACTATGCGCTCCTTCTAGACGGGCTGCAGGCCGAGCGTGAGCAGGGCATCACCATCGACGTCGCCTACCGCTTCTTCTCCACCGCCCGCAGGAAGTTCATCGTGGCCGACACCCCGGGACACGAGCAGTACACCCGCAACATGGTGACCGGCGCCTCGACGGCCAAGGTGGCCGTGATCCTGGTCGACGCGCGCAAGGGGCTCTTGACCCAGACCCGCCGGCACAGCTTCCTGGTTTCCCTGGTTGGCATCAAGCACGTCGTCCTGGCCATCAACAAGATGGACCTGATCGACTACGACGAGGAGAAGTTCCGCGCCATCGAGGCGGACTACCGCGAGTTCGCCGCGCCGCTAGGGTTCACCAGCATCACCGCGCTCCCGATTTCCGCGCTGAACGGCGACAACATCATCGACAAGAGCGGCGAGACCCCGTGGTACCAAGGACCGACCTTGATGCACTTCCTGGAGACGGTGCAGGTCGAGGACGACCGCGACGAGCAGCCGTTCCGCCTCCCGGTGCAGTGGGTGAACCGTCCCAACCTCGACTTCCGCGGTTTCTGCGGCACCGTCGCCTCCGGCACCGTCCGTCCCGGCGACGAGATCCGGGTCGCCTCCTCGGGCCAGACCAGCAAGGTCGCCCGCATCGTCACCTTCAACGGCGACCTGGATGAGGCGGTGGCGGGGCAGGCGGTGACGCTCACCCTGGAGGACGAGATCGACATCAGCCGCGGGGACATGCTGACCCGTCCCGAGGCGCCGCCGCTCTACACCAGGCATCCTGAGGCACACTTGGTCTGGATGCACGACGAGCCGCTGCAGCCTGGCCAGCTTTACCTGGTGAAGACGGCAACCGGCGTGACGCCGGGCCGGGTGACCGCAGTGCAATACGCGGTGGACGTGAACACGTTGGAGCAGAAGCTGGTGAGCACCCTGGGGCTGAACGAGATCGGCCTGGCGCGCATCGAGCTGGACCGCCCGGTGTCCTTCGACCCGTACGGCACCAACCGTGACACCGGCAGTTTCATCCTCATCGACCGTTTCACCAACGCGACCGTGGCGGCGGGGATGGTGCTGAACGCTCCCGACGAGTCGCAGCGGGCGCACCTCTCGGCGGGCGAGAGTAACCCATGGGCTCCGCGGCATATCACCCTCGACGCGGTGGCCGCGACCAACCTGAACCTGGTCGATTTGACCGAAGAGAAGGGGCTTTTTATCCTCGATCTCGCCCAGAGCATCCATGATTATCTGGGCAAGGGAAACCGCATCCTGATCAGGCTGCGCGATCTGTCACAACTGGAGCCGGTGGCGCAGCTGGCCTACGACCATGAGCTTGCCTTTGAATTTGACCGAAGCGGTGACGGTGTGAGCATCCTGCTCTTCAAGCGCGGAACGACGCCGGCAAAAGGGTACGGTGACGACGGCACCGGCATCTAG
- a CDS encoding phosphoadenylyl-sulfate reductase, with amino-acid sequence MNAVPEIPADATAQDILRLGLEAAQGPVKLACSFSLEDVAIIELAKEAGLEIGVFALDTGRLNEETYEVADAITERYRIQIDWFFPKHEAVEKLEREKGLFSFRESLENRHECCHIRKVEPLGRALQGLAGWITGMRRDHNVTRTDLKAIELDQLNGGILKLNPLLDWSEAQLLEFVKERRLPQNRLLKQGYRSIGCAPCTRAVQPGEDARAGRWWWENPEHKECGLHRR; translated from the coding sequence ATGAACGCTGTGCCTGAAATTCCCGCCGACGCAACCGCCCAGGATATCTTGCGCCTCGGCCTTGAAGCCGCCCAAGGACCGGTGAAGCTCGCCTGCTCCTTCTCGCTGGAGGATGTCGCCATTATCGAACTGGCCAAGGAGGCCGGCCTGGAGATCGGCGTTTTCGCCCTCGATACCGGCCGGCTCAACGAGGAAACCTACGAGGTCGCCGACGCCATCACCGAGCGATACCGGATCCAGATTGACTGGTTTTTCCCCAAGCATGAAGCTGTAGAGAAGCTGGAGCGCGAGAAGGGGCTTTTCTCCTTCAGGGAGTCCCTGGAAAACCGCCACGAGTGCTGCCACATCCGTAAGGTGGAACCGCTGGGGCGCGCGCTGCAGGGCCTGGCCGGCTGGATCACCGGCATGCGCCGCGACCACAACGTCACCCGCACCGACCTGAAGGCCATCGAACTGGACCAGTTGAACGGCGGCATCCTCAAACTCAACCCACTGCTGGACTGGAGCGAGGCCCAGCTCCTGGAGTTCGTCAAGGAGCGCCGCCTGCCGCAGAACCGCCTCCTGAAGCAAGGCTACCGCTCCATCGGCTGCGCCCCTTGTACTAGGGCGGTTCAGCCCGGCGAGGACGCCCGCGCTGGCCGTTGGTGGTGGGAGAACCCTGAGCACAAGGAGTGTGGCCTGCACCGCAGGTAA